One Candidatus Profftella armatura genomic region harbors:
- the sdhD gene encoding succinate dehydrogenase, hydrophobic membrane anchor protein, whose protein sequence is MNNDINIKLKDKVFNAHYGVRDWLFQRITAVIMIIYTIILLFFVLTTNDFSYENWSNLFKYKWFKIISFSALICLFYHAWVGMRDIFMDYVKSVIIRLILYTFSIIWLINCTNWAIQILWRI, encoded by the coding sequence ATGAATAACGATATCAATATTAAATTAAAAGATAAAGTTTTTAATGCTCATTATGGTGTACGTGATTGGTTATTTCAACGTATAACTGCGGTTATAATGATAATTTATACAATAATTCTGTTATTTTTTGTGCTAACTACTAATGATTTTAGTTACGAAAATTGGTCTAATTTATTTAAGTATAAATGGTTTAAAATTATTAGTTTTTCTGCTTTAATTTGTTTATTTTATCATGCATGGGTTGGTATGCGTGATATATTTATGGATTACGTAAAATCAGTTATTATTAGATTAATATTATATACTTTTAGCATTATATGGTTAATTAATTGTACTAATTGGGCAATACAGATATTATGGAGAATATAA
- the sdhA gene encoding succinate dehydrogenase flavoprotein subunit — protein sequence MIFNKSIIANYRFDVLIIGAGGSGMRASLQLAQEGLNVAILSKVFPTRSHTVAAQGGISASLGNMSKDNWHWHMFDTIKGSDYLGDQDAIEFMCKEAPKVVYELEHFGMPFDRNKNGTIYQRPFGGHSSNFGEKPIARACAVADRTGHALLHTLYQRNLHAKTNFFIEWMAIDLISDSEGDILGVVALEMETGNIMILESKITILATGGGGRIWAASTNAFINTGDGLGMAARAGLPLEDMEFWQFHPTGVAGAGVLITEGVRGEGGILINSNGERFMERYAPILKDLAPRDFVSRAMDQEIKEGRGCGPNKDHVMLDLRHINSETIINRLPSILEIGNKFANVNALKEPIPVIPTIHYQMGGIPTNIYGQVIIPNNDNNKIVNGLYAIGECACVSVHGANRLGTNSLLDLLVFGRSAGNHILSLELKKIHNKKLPINSIDIIIDRLSKLENNKGSESVQSVANDIRKTMQNYCGVFRTDKLMKNGYKKIMILDERRKYISFKDKSKIFNTARIEALELDNLIETAKATISSAISRKESRGAHAHNDFKNRDDINWLKHSIWYSNGNRIEFKPVNLKPLTVKTVHPKKRTF from the coding sequence GTGATTTTTAATAAATCTATTATTGCTAATTATCGTTTCGATGTATTAATTATTGGAGCAGGTGGGTCAGGTATGCGGGCTTCACTTCAGTTAGCGCAAGAGGGTTTAAATGTTGCAATTTTATCTAAAGTTTTTCCTACTCGTTCGCATACAGTTGCTGCTCAAGGAGGGATTAGTGCTTCGTTGGGTAATATGTCAAAAGATAATTGGCATTGGCATATGTTTGATACTATTAAAGGATCTGATTATCTCGGAGATCAAGACGCTATTGAATTTATGTGCAAAGAAGCGCCAAAAGTTGTGTATGAATTAGAACATTTTGGGATGCCATTTGATCGAAATAAAAATGGTACAATTTATCAGAGGCCATTTGGTGGGCATTCATCTAATTTTGGAGAAAAACCTATAGCTCGCGCTTGTGCTGTAGCTGATCGTACCGGTCATGCGCTTTTGCATACACTATATCAACGTAATTTACATGCTAAAACTAATTTTTTTATCGAATGGATGGCTATTGATTTAATTAGTGATTCCGAGGGTGATATTTTAGGAGTTGTTGCGTTAGAAATGGAAACTGGCAATATAATGATATTGGAATCTAAAATAACAATTTTAGCCACAGGAGGAGGAGGGCGTATTTGGGCTGCTTCTACTAATGCTTTTATAAATACTGGTGATGGACTTGGTATGGCAGCGCGAGCGGGTTTACCTTTAGAAGATATGGAATTTTGGCAATTTCATCCGACTGGAGTTGCGGGTGCTGGAGTTTTAATTACAGAGGGCGTTCGAGGTGAAGGTGGAATTTTAATTAATTCTAATGGTGAACGTTTTATGGAGCGTTATGCCCCGATTTTAAAAGATCTCGCTCCTCGTGATTTTGTATCTCGAGCAATGGATCAAGAAATTAAAGAAGGACGTGGTTGCGGACCAAATAAAGACCATGTAATGTTAGATTTGAGACACATTAATTCTGAAACAATTATAAATCGTTTACCATCGATTTTAGAGATTGGAAATAAATTTGCAAATGTAAATGCATTAAAAGAACCTATTCCAGTTATACCAACTATTCATTATCAAATGGGCGGTATTCCAACGAATATTTATGGACAAGTTATAATACCTAATAATGATAATAATAAAATTGTTAATGGTTTATATGCAATTGGTGAATGTGCTTGCGTATCCGTACATGGAGCTAATAGACTTGGAACTAATTCATTATTAGATTTATTGGTATTTGGTCGTTCTGCTGGTAATCATATTCTTAGTTTAGAACTTAAAAAAATTCATAATAAAAAACTTCCTATTAATTCTATTGATATTATTATTGACCGATTATCAAAATTAGAAAATAATAAAGGATCTGAAAGTGTTCAGAGTGTAGCTAATGATATTCGTAAAACTATGCAAAATTATTGCGGCGTATTTCGAACAGATAAATTAATGAAAAATGGTTATAAAAAAATTATGATTTTAGACGAACGACGTAAATATATTTCTTTTAAAGATAAATCTAAAATTTTCAATACTGCAAGAATTGAAGCGCTAGAATTAGATAATTTAATTGAAACAGCTAAAGCAACTATTTCTTCCGCTATTTCTCGTAAAGAATCTAGAGGCGCTCACGCGCATAATGACTTTAAAAATCGAGATGATATTAATTGGTTAAAACATTCAATTTGGTATTCAAATGGAAATAGAATTGAATTTAAACCAGTTAATTTAAAACCATTAACAGTTAAAACTGTTCATCCTAAAAAACGTACTTTTTAA
- a CDS encoding succinate dehydrogenase iron-sulfur subunit yields MKRIIKFKIYRYNPDHDIKPYMQKFLVNLSSNDKMLLDALHRIKYDIDDSLTLRRSCREGVCGSDAMNINGKNGLACITNLNELKQPIIIRPLPGLPVIRDLVVDMTLFFKQFNSIKPFLITNNNPPEKERLQSPSQRKILDGLYECILCGCCSTACPSFWWNSDRFVGPAGLLQAYRFISDSRDEATNFRLDNLEDPYRLFRCRSIMNCVDTCPKGLNPNRSINKIKELMIYRII; encoded by the coding sequence ATGAAACGCATAATTAAATTTAAAATTTATCGATATAATCCAGATCATGATATAAAACCTTATATGCAAAAGTTTTTAGTTAATTTATCATCAAATGATAAAATGTTATTAGATGCGTTACATCGTATTAAATATGATATTGATGATTCATTAACATTACGTCGTTCTTGTAGAGAGGGTGTTTGCGGTTCAGATGCAATGAATATTAATGGAAAAAATGGATTAGCTTGTATTACAAACTTAAACGAATTAAAACAGCCAATTATAATACGTCCATTACCAGGATTACCTGTAATTCGTGATTTAGTTGTTGATATGACATTATTTTTTAAACAATTTAATTCAATTAAACCATTTCTAATTACAAATAATAATCCTCCAGAAAAAGAACGTTTGCAATCTCCTAGTCAACGTAAAATTCTTGATGGTTTATATGAGTGTATATTATGCGGGTGTTGTTCGACAGCATGTCCCTCATTTTGGTGGAACTCTGATAGATTTGTTGGGCCAGCCGGATTATTACAGGCTTATCGTTTTATTTCTGATAGTCGTGATGAAGCTACTAATTTTCGTTTAGATAATTTAGAAGATCCATATCGTTTATTTCGTTGTCGTTCTATAATGAATTGTGTGGATACGTGCCCAAAAGGATTAAATCCAAATCGTTCTATTAATAAAATTAAAGAATTGATGATTTATAGAATTATATAA
- a CDS encoding citrate synthase produces the protein MPISDSKVTLSFSDGTPSLKFPIYKGTIGPDVIDIQNFYKISGKFTYDPGFMSTASCNSAITYIDGNIGELLYRGYPIEQLATKCNFMEICYLLLYGELPNKMQNDKFIQAIAEHTMVDKKIFAFLNGFSRNAHPMAILTSLVSALPTFYEDSLYIHDPYYREISAIRIIAKLPTLIAMIYKFNLGQPFIYPSNNLKYCDNFIYMMFSNLHKKYKTNKIITKALDRILILHADHEQNASTSTVRLVGSSGANPFSCIAAGIACLWGPLHGGANEAVLNMLKKIDKTENISKFIKKIKNKSSNIKLMGFGHRIYKNYDPRAKIIRNICYKVLNELDLLNKSLFKLATKLEKIALEDDYFVSRKLYPNVDFYSGIIQQALGIPVSMFTCIFAMARSAGWVAQWNEMISDPNKKIGRPRQLFVGSKKRSINCK, from the coding sequence ATGCCTATTTCTGATAGTAAAGTTACTTTATCGTTTTCAGATGGCACTCCATCATTAAAATTTCCAATTTATAAAGGAACTATTGGTCCTGATGTAATTGATATACAAAATTTTTACAAAATATCTGGAAAATTTACTTATGACCCAGGTTTTATGTCAACTGCGTCATGTAATTCTGCAATTACATATATTGATGGTAATATTGGTGAATTATTATATAGAGGATATCCAATTGAGCAGCTTGCAACTAAATGCAATTTTATGGAAATTTGTTATTTATTGTTATATGGTGAATTACCAAATAAGATGCAAAACGATAAATTTATACAAGCTATAGCAGAACATACTATGGTTGATAAAAAAATATTTGCATTTTTGAATGGTTTTTCTCGAAATGCTCATCCAATGGCTATATTAACTAGTTTAGTTAGCGCGTTACCCACTTTTTATGAAGATTCTTTATATATTCATGATCCTTATTATCGTGAAATATCTGCAATTAGAATCATTGCTAAATTACCAACTTTAATAGCTATGATTTATAAATTTAATTTAGGTCAACCATTTATTTATCCTTCTAATAATCTAAAATATTGTGATAATTTTATATATATGATGTTTTCAAATTTACATAAAAAATACAAAACTAATAAAATTATCACAAAAGCACTAGATAGAATTTTAATTCTACATGCTGATCACGAACAAAATGCGTCTACATCTACTGTTCGACTTGTTGGTTCTTCTGGTGCTAATCCATTTTCTTGTATTGCTGCTGGAATTGCTTGTCTTTGGGGACCTTTACATGGGGGGGCAAATGAAGCCGTACTAAATATGCTTAAAAAAATTGATAAAACTGAAAATATTTCTAAATTTATAAAAAAAATTAAAAATAAATCATCTAATATAAAATTAATGGGATTTGGTCATAGAATTTATAAAAATTATGATCCTAGAGCTAAAATTATACGTAATATTTGTTATAAAGTCCTTAACGAACTTGATTTATTAAATAAATCATTATTTAAATTGGCTACAAAATTGGAAAAAATAGCATTAGAAGATGATTATTTTGTATCTCGTAAATTATATCCAAATGTTGATTTTTATTCCGGAATCATACAGCAGGCACTTGGAATTCCAGTATCTATGTTTACTTGTATTTTTGCTATGGCACGTTCCGCAGGTTGGGTTGCGCAATGGAATGAAATGATATCTGATCCAAATAAAAAAATTGGTCGTCCTAGACAATTATTTGTTGGATCTAAAAAAAGAAGTATAAACTGTAAATAA
- a CDS encoding 2-oxoglutarate dehydrogenase E1 component — MTHQYEKYNLYSYFYSENFLYIEYLYKSYLKNPNSVSEDWKICFDLMQSMKYRNTPINFKNLNKEKINILENNKKFKLISLIDNYRRLGVYFANLDPLKQKIKTINLEYKLNIKFYDFNESDMDSVINVNNIFFGVKKTTLRNLLKFLKNTYTSNIGSEFMYINNLEEVEWIQEQLESTQATPNFSKEKKKNILFLLTAAEEFEHYLHNRYVGQKRFSLEGSESFILSLNEIIQHSGKRGIREIVIGMAHRGRLNVLVNILGKKPKELFDEFEDKNSENLLSGDVKYHQGFSSNINTPGGVIHLSLAFNPSHLEIINPVVEGSAKARMERRDDKFGTQVLPVLVHGDAAFSGQGVVMETLNFSKIDSYNTGGTIHIIINNQIGFTTSPNDLRSTLYCTDIGKIIEAPVFHVNGDDPESVILVTKIAVEYRMKFKKDCIINIICFRKLGHNEQDTPSLTQPLMYKKIFKHPGIRELYSNKLKIQKILTKNESENMIKEFNDMINSGKSIVNSIPSNFIYDKSKSEWAPFLKNGYIDNCNTSISLEKLKFLSKKITNIPKGFKLHKLVKKILKDRVEMGCGKLNVDWGMAEHLAYASLVISGYGVRLSGQDSGRGTFSHRHAILYNQDYQYSEKETDISTYIPLHNVSKNQAKFHIINSILSEEAILGFEYGFSTASPNTLTIWEAQFGDFANGAQVIIDQFISSSEEKWGRISGLTLMLPHGYEGQGPEHSSARLERFLQLCANNNIQIVQPTSASQIFHLLRYQIIRPIRKPLIIITPKSLLRKKEASSTLMDLATGKFNKIINEIDDIIDPKKIKRIIACSGKIYYDLFNFRKKKNKNDVVIIRIEQLYPFPNEDFLKILKKFRYFEKLIWAQDEPKNQGAWPQIKENILKYLNSTQKLIYVGRSCSASPASGYYSKHCKEQITLLNNAFLK, encoded by the coding sequence ATGACACATCAGTACGAGAAATACAATTTATATTCTTATTTTTATAGTGAAAATTTTTTATATATAGAATATTTATATAAGTCTTATTTAAAAAATCCAAATTCTGTATCAGAAGATTGGAAAATATGTTTTGATTTAATGCAATCTATGAAATATAGAAATACACCAATAAATTTTAAAAATTTAAATAAAGAAAAGATAAATATTTTAGAAAATAATAAAAAATTTAAATTAATATCTTTAATAGATAATTACCGTAGATTAGGCGTGTATTTTGCTAATTTAGATCCATTAAAACAAAAAATAAAAACAATAAATTTAGAATATAAATTAAATATAAAATTTTATGATTTTAATGAATCCGATATGGATTCTGTTATTAATGTTAATAATATTTTTTTTGGAGTTAAAAAAACAACATTAAGAAATTTATTAAAATTTCTTAAAAATACTTATACTAGTAATATTGGATCTGAGTTTATGTATATTAATAATTTAGAAGAAGTTGAATGGATCCAAGAACAATTAGAGTCCACTCAAGCAACTCCAAATTTTTCAAAAGAAAAAAAAAAAAATATTCTTTTTCTTCTTACTGCAGCAGAAGAATTTGAACATTATTTACATAATCGTTATGTAGGGCAAAAACGATTTTCTTTAGAGGGTAGTGAAAGTTTCATTTTATCATTAAATGAGATTATTCAACATTCTGGTAAAAGAGGTATTCGTGAAATTGTCATAGGTATGGCTCATCGTGGGAGATTAAATGTTCTTGTAAATATTTTAGGAAAAAAACCAAAGGAATTATTTGATGAATTTGAAGATAAAAATAGCGAAAATTTACTTTCTGGTGATGTAAAATATCATCAAGGATTTTCTTCTAATATTAATACCCCAGGAGGGGTAATTCATTTATCTTTAGCGTTTAATCCTTCTCATCTAGAAATTATTAATCCTGTTGTTGAGGGGTCCGCTAAAGCAAGAATGGAAAGGAGAGATGATAAATTTGGTACACAAGTTTTACCAGTTTTAGTACATGGTGATGCTGCTTTTTCTGGTCAAGGTGTAGTAATGGAAACTTTAAATTTTTCTAAAATAGATAGTTATAATACTGGAGGAACTATACATATTATAATTAATAACCAAATTGGTTTTACAACTAGTCCAAATGATTTACGTTCTACTTTATATTGCACAGATATAGGAAAAATAATTGAAGCACCAGTTTTTCATGTTAATGGAGACGATCCAGAATCTGTAATATTAGTAACTAAAATTGCTGTAGAGTATCGAATGAAATTTAAAAAAGATTGTATTATAAATATTATTTGTTTTCGTAAATTAGGGCATAATGAACAAGATACTCCATCATTAACGCAACCTTTAATGTATAAAAAAATTTTTAAACATCCCGGGATTCGTGAATTATATTCCAATAAATTGAAGATACAAAAAATTTTAACAAAAAATGAAAGTGAGAATATGATAAAAGAATTTAATGATATGATAAATTCAGGTAAATCTATTGTTAATTCTATACCATCAAATTTTATTTATGATAAATCTAAATCAGAATGGGCTCCATTTTTAAAAAATGGATATATTGATAATTGTAATACTTCAATATCTTTAGAAAAATTAAAATTTTTATCAAAAAAAATAACTAATATACCTAAAGGTTTTAAACTACATAAGTTAGTTAAAAAAATTTTAAAAGATCGAGTTGAAATGGGATGCGGTAAATTGAATGTAGATTGGGGTATGGCAGAACATTTAGCGTATGCATCATTAGTTATATCTGGTTATGGAGTTCGTTTATCTGGACAAGATTCTGGTAGAGGTACCTTTTCTCATCGTCATGCTATACTTTATAATCAGGATTATCAATATTCAGAAAAAGAAACTGATATATCAACCTATATACCCTTACATAATGTTAGTAAGAATCAAGCAAAATTTCATATAATTAATTCAATTCTTTCAGAGGAAGCTATATTAGGATTTGAATATGGTTTTTCAACTGCTTCTCCAAATACATTAACAATTTGGGAAGCACAGTTTGGAGATTTTGCTAATGGTGCACAAGTAATTATTGATCAATTTATCAGTTCTAGTGAAGAGAAATGGGGTAGAATATCTGGCTTGACTCTTATGTTACCTCATGGTTATGAAGGACAAGGACCAGAACATTCTTCTGCTCGTTTAGAACGTTTTTTGCAATTATGTGCAAATAATAATATTCAAATAGTACAACCAACTTCTGCTTCTCAAATTTTTCATTTATTACGTTATCAAATAATTCGTCCAATTCGGAAACCATTAATCATTATAACTCCTAAATCTTTATTACGTAAAAAGGAAGCATCTTCAACTTTAATGGATTTAGCAACCGGTAAATTTAATAAAATTATTAATGAAATAGATGATATAATTGATCCTAAAAAAATAAAAAGAATTATTGCTTGTTCTGGTAAAATTTATTATGATTTATTTAATTTTCGAAAAAAGAAAAATAAAAATGATGTTGTAATTATTCGTATTGAGCAACTTTATCCATTTCCTAATGAAGATTTTTTAAAAATTTTAAAAAAATTTAGATATTTTGAGAAATTAATATGGGCCCAAGATGAACCAAAAAATCAAGGTGCATGGCCGCAAATAAAAGAAAATATTTTAAAATATTTAAATTCAACTCAAAAATTAATATATGTGGGTCGTTCTTGTAGTGCTTCACCAGCTTCTGGATATTATAGTAAACATTGTAAAGAACAAATAACTTTATTAAATAATGCTTTTTTAAAATAA
- the odhB gene encoding 2-oxoglutarate dehydrogenase complex dihydrolipoyllysine-residue succinyltransferase gives MALIEVKIPKLSESISEATLLNWHKKEGELVVRNENLIDIETDKVILELPAPQDGIINKIIITDGSIVTSNQVIALIDTDISKLSSKTEIKNKKDIKNLNTIVMPSAKKILSDNNLEISKINNGTGKDGRIIKEDVLKVLSSIKNINQEKQEKYKPYLDSISIKNNSRLEECVPMSRLRLCIAERLLQSQANSAILTTFNEINMQSIIDLRLKYKDKFEKEHNVKLGFMSFFVKAVVSALKQYPIINASVDGNNIIYHKYYDIGIAISSSRGLVVPILRNADTMSIADIEKKINEFINKAQDNKLLPEEMSGGTFTISNGGVFGSMLSTPIINPPQSAILGVHAIKKRVIVENNNVVIRPINYFALSYDHRIIDGREAVLSLMVIKKNLEDPYCLLLDL, from the coding sequence ATGGCACTTATTGAAGTAAAAATTCCAAAGTTATCAGAATCTATATCAGAAGCAACACTATTAAATTGGCATAAAAAAGAAGGAGAATTAGTTGTTCGTAATGAGAATTTAATTGATATTGAAACAGATAAAGTAATATTAGAATTACCGGCTCCACAAGACGGTATAATTAATAAAATTATTATTACTGATGGATCTATTGTTACTTCTAATCAAGTAATTGCGCTAATTGATACTGATATTTCTAAATTAAGTTCTAAAACAGAAATAAAAAATAAAAAGGATATAAAAAATCTTAATACTATTGTAATGCCCTCTGCTAAAAAAATTCTTTCAGATAATAATTTAGAAATTTCTAAAATTAATAATGGAACAGGTAAAGATGGTCGTATAATTAAAGAAGATGTTCTTAAAGTTTTATCATCAATAAAAAATATAAATCAAGAAAAACAAGAAAAATATAAACCATATTTAGATAGTATTTCTATAAAAAATAATTCTCGGTTAGAAGAGTGTGTTCCTATGAGTAGATTGCGTTTGTGTATTGCGGAACGTTTATTGCAATCACAAGCTAATAGTGCAATTTTAACTACATTTAATGAAATTAATATGCAATCAATAATTGATTTGCGTTTAAAATATAAAGATAAATTTGAAAAAGAACATAATGTAAAATTAGGTTTTATGTCTTTTTTTGTAAAAGCAGTTGTTTCTGCTTTAAAACAATATCCAATTATTAATGCTTCAGTAGATGGTAATAATATTATTTATCATAAATATTATGATATAGGAATTGCTATTAGTTCATCTAGAGGATTGGTTGTTCCAATATTACGTAACGCAGATACAATGTCAATTGCTGATATTGAAAAAAAAATTAACGAATTTATTAATAAAGCACAAGATAATAAACTTTTACCAGAAGAAATGAGTGGGGGTACGTTTACAATATCAAATGGAGGTGTATTTGGTTCTATGCTTTCAACTCCAATTATTAATCCTCCTCAGTCAGCTATTTTAGGTGTTCATGCAATAAAAAAACGTGTTATTGTTGAAAATAATAATGTTGTAATTCGCCCAATTAATTATTTTGCATTATCATATGATCATAGAATAATAGATGGTCGTGAAGCAGTACTTAGTCTTATGGTAATTAAAAAAAATCTAGAAGATCCATATTGTTTATTATTAGATTTATAA
- the lpdA gene encoding dihydrolipoyl dehydrogenase, protein MNKNFDVIVIGAGPGGYVASIRLAQLGFKTACIDEWKDNEENFALGGTCTNVGCIPSKALLQTSHSFENVKNSFFEYGINTQNVTLNLQKMLERKNNIIKKNNSGILFLFKKNKIKFFHGHAIFTGKIQNNFHEIQIINKTKETITAKYIIIATGSKARSFPGVKFDENLILSNKGALEMINVPKKLCIIGAGVIGLEIGSIWRRLGSEVTILEMSSNFLNTVDEEIAKKAFHLLNKQGLNIILNTKIHDIKINKENVLINYSNKSTNVKTEIITSIFDKLLIAIGRIPNTNNLNIDKIGLKVNENNFIIVNDNCETNIPNIYAIGDVVRGPMLAHKAEEEGIMVAEHISGQKHSINFNALPFVIYTFPEIASVGKTEQYLKKHNISYNVGIFPFLANSRARILGETSGMVKILSDMKSDEILGIHIIGPMASELIAEAVIAIEFRASSEDIARICHVHPSLSEAMKEAAMSIENRSINY, encoded by the coding sequence ATGAATAAAAATTTTGATGTTATAGTTATTGGAGCTGGTCCTGGAGGATATGTCGCGTCAATTCGTTTAGCACAATTAGGATTTAAAACAGCTTGTATTGATGAATGGAAAGATAATGAAGAAAATTTTGCATTAGGCGGAACATGTACGAATGTAGGCTGTATTCCATCTAAAGCTTTATTACAAACATCTCATTCATTTGAAAATGTAAAAAATTCGTTTTTTGAATATGGTATTAATACACAAAATGTAACATTAAATTTACAAAAAATGTTAGAAAGAAAAAATAATATAATCAAAAAAAATAATTCAGGAATATTATTTTTATTCAAAAAAAATAAAATAAAATTTTTTCATGGTCACGCAATTTTTACTGGAAAAATACAGAATAATTTTCATGAAATTCAAATTATTAATAAAACCAAAGAAACTATTACCGCTAAATATATAATTATAGCAACAGGTTCTAAGGCAAGATCTTTTCCGGGCGTAAAATTTGATGAAAATTTAATTTTATCTAACAAAGGTGCTTTAGAAATGATTAATGTTCCAAAAAAACTTTGTATTATTGGTGCTGGTGTAATTGGTCTTGAAATTGGAAGTATTTGGAGAAGATTGGGTTCTGAAGTTACAATTTTAGAGATGTCATCTAATTTTTTAAATACAGTGGATGAAGAAATTGCAAAAAAAGCATTTCATTTATTAAATAAACAAGGATTAAATATAATTCTTAATACTAAAATACATGATATTAAAATTAACAAAGAAAATGTTTTGATTAATTATTCTAATAAATCAACTAATGTAAAAACAGAAATAATTACATCAATTTTTGATAAATTACTTATTGCTATAGGTAGAATTCCGAATACAAATAATTTAAATATTGATAAAATTGGTTTAAAGGTAAATGAAAATAATTTCATAATAGTTAACGATAATTGTGAAACTAATATACCTAATATTTATGCAATTGGTGATGTTGTAAGGGGGCCAATGCTTGCTCATAAAGCAGAAGAAGAAGGAATTATGGTTGCTGAGCATATTTCCGGTCAAAAACATTCTATTAATTTTAATGCTTTACCTTTTGTTATTTATACTTTTCCTGAAATTGCTTCCGTTGGTAAAACTGAACAATATTTAAAAAAACATAATATTTCTTATAATGTTGGTATATTTCCATTTTTAGCTAATAGTCGCGCGCGTATTTTAGGTGAAACATCTGGTATGGTTAAGATACTATCTGATATGAAGTCAGATGAAATTTTAGGTATTCATATTATCGGTCCAATGGCATCTGAATTAATTGCGGAAGCAGTTATAGCAATAGAATTTCGTGCGTCATCTGAAGATATTGCACGTATATGTCATGTTCATCCATCATTATCAGAAGCAATGAAAGAAGCCGCTATGTCAATTGAAAATCGTTCTATTAATTATTAA
- the zapE gene encoding cell division protein ZapE — protein MNFKEYYINYLIKKKYYFDSSQIKVINYLQLIYEKWIKYNKNFFKKIILRKKVPQGIYLWGDVGRGKSDIMNFFYSMIPFEKKIRFHFYEWIKNIHYELHKSKNLSNPLDNIALKVSKKYWLIYLDEFHISDTANAIIFFNFFKKLLYNNVYIIMTSNYDPNLLYSNNLHNNHILPIIKLLKEKMDIVNINGNTDYRFLSKKNSHYYAPINTLNNNKLLYLFNKIKKKSKENSYIYVTGNRKIYTVRCSKDIIWFDFFTLCKGTYSQNDYLYIVNNFKNIILSNVPCMSIDMSLEARRFTWLIDIFYEYKIKLIILAEVEPVKLYTKGPLSNEFKRTVSRIMEMQYFYSEK, from the coding sequence ATGAATTTTAAAGAATATTACATAAATTATTTAATTAAAAAAAAATATTATTTTGATTCTTCGCAGATTAAAGTAATTAATTATTTACAACTGATATATGAAAAATGGATAAAATATAATAAAAATTTTTTTAAAAAAATAATATTACGTAAAAAAGTTCCTCAAGGAATATATTTATGGGGGGATGTTGGTAGAGGAAAATCAGATATAATGAATTTTTTTTATTCTATGATTCCATTTGAAAAAAAAATTCGTTTTCATTTTTATGAATGGATAAAAAATATACATTATGAACTTCATAAATCAAAAAATTTATCAAATCCATTAGATAATATAGCATTAAAAGTATCTAAAAAATACTGGCTTATTTATTTAGATGAATTTCATATATCAGATACAGCTAATGCTATAATTTTTTTTAATTTTTTTAAAAAATTACTTTATAATAATGTATATATTATTATGACATCGAATTATGATCCTAATTTATTGTACTCAAATAATTTACATAATAATCATATATTACCAATAATTAAACTATTAAAGGAAAAAATGGATATAGTAAATATTAACGGTAATACTGATTATAGATTTTTATCAAAAAAAAATAGTCATTATTATGCACCAATAAATACTTTAAATAACAATAAATTATTGTATTTATTTAATAAAATAAAAAAAAAATCAAAAGAAAATTCATATATTTATGTTACTGGAAATCGTAAGATATATACAGTGCGTTGTTCTAAAGATATAATTTGGTTTGATTTTTTTACATTATGTAAAGGAACATATTCACAAAATGATTATTTATATATTGTTAATAATTTTAAAAATATAATATTATCAAATGTTCCTTGTATGTCTATTGATATGTCTTTAGAAGCTCGTCGTTTTACTTGGTTAATTGATATATTTTATGAATATAAAATAAAATTAATTATTTTAGCTGAAGTTGAGCCGGTTAAATTATATACGAAGGGCCCGTTATCAAATGAGTTTAAGCGTACAGTTTCTCGTATTATGGAAATGCAATATTTTTATTCTGAAAAATAA